In Notamacropus eugenii isolate mMacEug1 chromosome 1, mMacEug1.pri_v2, whole genome shotgun sequence, one genomic interval encodes:
- the LOC140519695 gene encoding olfactory receptor 5M5-like: MESNNLTSVTEFILLGLSSRPELQVYLFLFFLMIYLMILLGNLLIMLLILKDSRLHTPMYFFLTNLSGIEVCFTSCMFPQMLVHFLAQKKSISYSCCVVQFYTFLSFGIAECYILSVMAYDRYVAIRDPLRYSITMNWGICGSLAAGSWLGGFMFSAVDTVATFQLSFCHNNVINHFVCEMPAILHLSCTDTSQAELVMHVLCIFTLLSPITFIILSYAHIIIAVLRIRSAQGRRKAFSTCSSHLLVVTLFFETIMSLYLKPKSLSSPEYNKIVSVFYVVFTPLLNPLIYSLRNKEVKMALRKLLGKPESD, from the coding sequence ATGGAGAGCAACAACCTCACCTCAGTGACTGAGTTCATCCTCCTTGGCCTCTCCAGCCGGCCAGAGCTCCAggtctacctcttcctgttcttcCTCATGATCTACCTGATGATCTTGCTGGGGAACCTGCTTATTATGTTGCTGATATTGAAAGATTCACGCCTCCACACACCTATGTACTTCTTCCTCACTAATTTATCTGGTATAGAAGTCTGTTTCACATCCTGTATGTTTCCACAGATGCTGGTACACTTCTTGGCCCAGAAAAAGTCCATCTCCTACTCTTGCTGTGTTGTACAGTTCTACACATTCCTGTCCTTTGGCATTGCAGAGTGCTATATCCTCTCAGTGATGGCCTATGACCGCTATGTTGCTATTCGAGATCCCTTAAGGTACTCAATTACAATGAACTGGGGGATTTGTGGGAGCCTGGCTGCTGGGTCATGGTTGGGTGGTTTCATGTTTTCCGCAGTAGATACAGTTGCTACGTTCCAGCTCTCCTTTTGCCATAATAATGTTATCAATCATTTTGTGTGTGAAATGCCTGCTATACTCCACCTCTCTTGTACTGACACAAGCCAGGCAGAGTTGGTCATGCATGTCCTCTGCATCTTTACCCTTTTGTCCCCTATCACATTCATCATCCTTTCCTATGCACATATCATCATTGCTGTCTTGAGAATTCGCTCTGCCCAGGGACGAAGAAAAGCCTTCTCTACTTGCTCTTCTCACCTTCTAGTTGTCACCCTATTTTTTGAGACTATAATGTCTCTTTACCTAAAGCCTAAGTCTCTATCCTCTCCAGAATACAATAAGATTGTTTCAGTGTTTTATGTGGTCTTCACACCTCTTCTTAACCCTCTCATCTATAGCCTAAGGAATAAAGAGGTGAAAATGGCCTTGAGAAAACTTTTGGGGAAACCTGAAAGTGATTAA